The Streptomyces sp. SS1-1 genome has a segment encoding these proteins:
- a CDS encoding GH1 family beta-glucosidase produces MPDRIDLAALPNDFLWGTATAAYQIEGAVAEDGRAPSIWDTFSHTPGKIAGGDTGDVACDHYHRWREDIALMRTLGTNAYRLSVAWPRVLPGGDGPVNPKGLAFYDEVVDALLEAGITPSVTLYHWDLPQALQDRGGWPERETAEHFAEYASVVAARLGDRVRHFATLNEPSCSAWIGHLEGTMAPGLTDLTAAVRASYHLLLGHGLATQAIRAAAPGVEVGIVNNLSTVHAAGDRPEDQAAARRQDGHVNRWWLDPIHGRGFPSDMVETYGVELPSRPGDLETIAAPLDWLGLNYYFPAYVVDDPEGPAPYARAVRRPDVPRTGMDWEIDASGIETLLLRLTEEYGARKIYVTENGSAFPDAVRPDGTVDDPERQDYLVQHLAACASAARKGAPLAGYFAWSLLDNFEWAYGYAKRFGLIHVDYDTQVRTIKGTGHLYADIVRAYGGRGRRAA; encoded by the coding sequence GTGCCCGACCGCATCGACCTCGCCGCACTCCCGAACGACTTCCTGTGGGGCACCGCCACAGCGGCGTACCAGATCGAGGGAGCCGTGGCGGAGGACGGCCGCGCCCCGTCGATCTGGGACACGTTCTCGCACACCCCGGGAAAGATCGCAGGCGGCGACACCGGCGACGTCGCCTGCGACCACTACCACCGCTGGCGCGAGGACATCGCCCTCATGCGCACGCTCGGCACCAACGCCTACCGCCTGTCCGTCGCCTGGCCTCGCGTCCTGCCCGGCGGCGACGGCCCCGTGAACCCCAAGGGACTGGCCTTCTACGACGAGGTGGTGGACGCCCTGCTGGAGGCGGGCATCACCCCGTCCGTCACCCTCTACCACTGGGACCTCCCGCAGGCCCTCCAGGACCGGGGCGGCTGGCCCGAGCGGGAGACGGCCGAGCACTTCGCCGAGTACGCCTCGGTGGTCGCCGCCCGGCTCGGCGACCGCGTCCGCCACTTCGCCACGCTCAACGAGCCGTCCTGCTCGGCCTGGATCGGGCACCTGGAGGGCACGATGGCCCCGGGCCTGACCGACCTCACGGCCGCGGTCCGCGCCTCCTACCACCTCCTCCTCGGCCACGGCCTCGCCACCCAGGCGATCCGCGCGGCCGCCCCCGGGGTCGAGGTCGGCATCGTCAACAACCTCTCCACCGTCCACGCGGCCGGCGACCGCCCCGAGGACCAGGCCGCCGCCCGCCGCCAGGACGGCCACGTCAACCGCTGGTGGCTCGACCCGATCCACGGCCGCGGCTTCCCGTCCGACATGGTCGAGACGTACGGCGTCGAACTCCCGTCACGACCCGGCGACCTGGAGACGATCGCCGCCCCGCTGGACTGGCTCGGCCTGAACTACTACTTCCCGGCGTACGTCGTCGACGACCCCGAGGGCCCGGCCCCGTACGCCCGCGCGGTCCGCCGCCCCGACGTGCCGCGCACCGGCATGGACTGGGAGATCGACGCGAGCGGCATCGAGACCCTGCTGCTGCGCCTCACCGAGGAGTACGGCGCCCGCAAGATCTACGTCACCGAGAACGGCTCCGCCTTCCCGGACGCCGTCCGCCCCGACGGCACGGTCGACGACCCCGAACGCCAGGACTACCTGGTCCAGCACCTGGCGGCCTGCGCCTCGGCCGCCCGCAAGGGCGCCCCCCTGGCCGGCTACTTCGCCTGGTCCCTCCTGGACAACTTCGAGTGGGCGTACGGCTACGCGAAGCGCTTCGGCCTGATCCACGTGGACTACGACACGCAGGTGCGGACGATCAAGGGCACCGGGCATCTGTACGCGGACATCGTGCGGGCGTATGGGGGGAGGGGGAGGCGGGCGGCGTGA
- a CDS encoding peptidoglycan-binding protein encodes MADASGSTTDRKEEIDRYTGDLARADSKNEVLAAIGRLLGVPAPVGSPGTLDAIARRYQSQADDAADVQDRVEKIAASGLPSVWVGSTGAKAAEVVGAAGRSAGQMAEAFRKAAKALFALADAITSARSTDKEGRRHLRKARDMLGGEDGFFDDLVEKDAEEAERRRAQDTAGAGANLLYAAAQEVDDAARTAARELNKYAAEARAGQMHTDTISAADRLVLADVGVYGGPQEQNELLTANDLERAGRFMERMNAEDEARFERMLADAKSPQERAYLVKALAAGYDVDEVGSFRDKIHGKDPAWLQQHLSPVVTAGDSKKDEGLNADGSNRNTDYQWFGDEKWSQEGSTCVPSSTVTARAMVDPVYALELTGGPSGQEDDPDAFRDRMHDEQLRLHEEGDGAYTHWWSDVPDGMDSDGQNKIANSEISPHTGSSYEYQQVRDADARRDVLPDIEKSVAEGKPVPIEVEGYDKDGRHGHQMMVIGQEGDMLQIYNPWGQTTWVSEDDFVNGHMDKASDSRMPDAFAVHLPAE; translated from the coding sequence ATGGCCGACGCAAGCGGATCCACCACCGACCGCAAGGAAGAGATCGACCGGTACACCGGCGACCTCGCGAGAGCCGACAGCAAGAACGAGGTCCTCGCGGCCATCGGCCGTCTGCTCGGTGTGCCCGCGCCCGTCGGTTCCCCGGGCACGCTCGACGCCATCGCCCGGCGTTACCAGAGCCAGGCCGACGACGCGGCGGACGTGCAGGACCGCGTCGAGAAGATCGCGGCATCGGGGCTTCCGTCGGTGTGGGTGGGCAGCACCGGCGCCAAGGCCGCCGAGGTGGTGGGGGCGGCCGGCCGGTCCGCCGGGCAGATGGCCGAGGCGTTCCGCAAGGCGGCCAAGGCTCTCTTCGCCCTCGCCGACGCGATCACCTCCGCCCGGAGCACGGACAAAGAGGGACGCCGGCACCTGCGCAAGGCCCGCGACATGCTCGGCGGCGAGGACGGCTTCTTCGACGACCTGGTCGAGAAGGACGCCGAGGAGGCCGAACGGCGACGCGCCCAGGACACCGCGGGCGCGGGAGCCAACCTGCTGTACGCCGCCGCGCAGGAGGTCGACGACGCGGCGCGGACGGCGGCCCGGGAGCTGAACAAGTACGCGGCCGAGGCCCGTGCGGGGCAGATGCACACCGACACCATCTCCGCGGCCGACCGCCTCGTGCTCGCCGACGTCGGCGTGTACGGAGGGCCGCAGGAGCAGAACGAACTCCTCACCGCCAACGACCTCGAGCGGGCCGGCCGGTTCATGGAGAGGATGAACGCCGAGGACGAGGCCCGTTTCGAGCGGATGCTCGCGGACGCCAAGTCCCCGCAGGAGCGGGCCTATCTGGTCAAGGCTCTGGCAGCGGGTTACGACGTGGACGAGGTCGGCAGCTTCCGCGACAAGATCCACGGCAAGGACCCGGCCTGGCTCCAGCAGCACCTCAGCCCGGTGGTCACCGCCGGCGACAGCAAGAAGGACGAGGGGCTCAACGCGGACGGTTCGAACCGCAACACCGACTACCAGTGGTTCGGCGACGAGAAGTGGTCCCAGGAGGGCAGCACCTGTGTGCCCTCCAGCACGGTGACGGCCCGTGCCATGGTCGACCCCGTCTACGCACTGGAGTTGACCGGCGGCCCCTCCGGTCAGGAGGACGACCCCGACGCCTTCCGTGACCGCATGCACGACGAGCAGCTGCGCCTGCACGAGGAGGGCGACGGCGCCTACACGCACTGGTGGTCCGACGTCCCGGACGGCATGGACAGCGACGGGCAGAACAAGATCGCCAACTCCGAGATCAGCCCTCACACGGGCAGTTCGTACGAGTACCAGCAGGTCAGGGACGCGGACGCGCGCCGTGACGTGCTGCCGGACATCGAGAAGTCCGTCGCCGAGGGCAAGCCGGTCCCCATCGAGGTGGAGGGGTACGACAAGGACGGCCGGCACGGGCACCAGATGATGGTGATCGGCCAGGAGGGCGACATGCTGCAGATCTACAACCCGTGGGGTCAGACGACGTGGGTCAGCGAGGACGACTTCGTCAACGGGCACATGGACAAGGCCTCCGACTCCCGTATGCCGGACGCCTTCGCCGTCCACCTGCCCGCCGAGTGA
- a CDS encoding protease inhibitor I42 family protein: MTSTLRRLALPALLTTVLAGCGDPGPDTYELGENRIQVDVGEEFTLSVPVDTAMGEWWYTTTPEPDPDVVRRTDKREEIEADDDAVGSGSGTDLFDFKAVGPGTTRIRLIQCPRGACAGGGSAGGPVTPSPVPSGSPTPGEKYRATIHTYTVTVRTS; encoded by the coding sequence ATGACCAGCACCTTGCGCCGACTCGCCCTCCCCGCCCTGCTGACGACCGTGCTCGCGGGCTGCGGGGACCCGGGGCCCGACACCTACGAGCTGGGTGAGAACCGCATACAGGTCGACGTGGGCGAGGAGTTCACGCTGTCCGTCCCGGTCGACACCGCGATGGGCGAATGGTGGTACACGACGACGCCCGAGCCCGATCCCGACGTGGTCCGCAGGACGGACAAGCGGGAGGAGATCGAGGCCGACGACGACGCCGTGGGCAGCGGGAGCGGAACGGACCTGTTCGACTTCAAGGCCGTCGGCCCCGGCACCACGCGGATCAGGCTCATCCAGTGCCCGCGGGGCGCCTGCGCCGGCGGGGGAAGCGCCGGCGGTCCGGTCACCCCCTCCCCCGTCCCGAGCGGCAGCCCCACACCCGGCGAGAAGTACCGCGCCACCATCCACACCTACACCGTCACCGTGAGGACGTCATGA